CTACATTCCAGGCTGGGACTGCCATGGGCTGCCCATCGAGCTGAAGGCACTTGGAGAACTGGGAACCAGTGGACTTGGCCCCCTGCAGATTAGAGAGAAGGGTGAGaaaaggaggagcagaggcagCCTCTGATCTAGCAAGACCAACTCCTAATTTAAATGGCAAATATTCACACGCATTTAAGTCATTTGCGTGAACGTCTGCCAATGGCCTAGTCCGTCAGTAATTATGTATTATATTATAGTCATCTCGTCCTTGTTCTGTAGTTGAGTGCTAACACTACCATTTGTTGTTGGAATTCTCTATTACAATTACACCCACAAGTCTTTCTATAGCTTCAGTGTCAGTCACAGAGAcgtacattaacatttagtcatttagcagacgctcttatccagagcgacttccagtaagtacagggacattccccccgaggcaagtaggatgaagtgccttgcccaaggacacaacgtcattttgcacggccgggaatcgaaccaacaaccttctgattattagcccgactccctaaccgctcagccatctgacccccttgaTAGGAGACTTGATACCAAAGCAGTCGAGAGACGAGACTGTCTGTACCTAAAGTcggttctctcctccctcttcctgtagCCCGTAAGTTTGCAGAGGGCGCCATTTCTCGTCAGCGCGCCGCATTCCAGCGCTGGGGCGTGATGGCGGACTGGGACAAGTGCTACTACACCTTTGACGGGACGTACGAGGCGGCACAGCTCAAGGTCTTTCAGGAGATGCACGGCAAGGTGCGTGCATCACGGCATTTCAGTCTGTACACGAAGACCCCCCCCAAGTCCCATCATAGGTTTGCCGTCGGTCGGAAGTTCATATTCCTTCGATCCATTCCAGAGCGAGCTCTCAAATGTGATGGTGTTTGTCGTTTTCTAGGGGCTGATCTATCAGGATTATAAGCCTGTGTTCTGGTCACCCTCATCAAGGTAGGCAGCACAACCGAGTTTTCACTAGTTGTAACAGCTAAAGTTGGTCCCCGTATAGCCCCGGCTTTGTTTTTGCCCACActtctccctctacccccccccccccccctcccccttgtctCTAGGACGGCCCTGGCAGAGGCAGAGTTGGAATACAACCCCCACCATGTGAGCAAGGCCATCTACGCGACCTTCCCACtggccaccctgccccccaagCTGGCCCTGGGGACTGCGGACCTGGGCGACatctctgtgttggtgtggacCACACAGCCGTGGACCATCCCTGCCAACCAGGCCGTGTGCTTCATGCCAAATGCCCAGTAAGAAATGCCCTGTCGGGTTCATGGACACGTTTCCTCTCTAATGTCACTTCCCTTCTTCTTGCATGAACTGCCACGCATCATGTCTGATTGAAACGCTGAAACGGCGCATTGTAGtcatgaaacaggaagtggtcatcGTTTAGGTTGATCACAATAGCAACGACGACGTCTCCTCCCGTGTACAGGTATTCAGTCGTGAGGAGGGCAGACAACTCGCAGGTCTTCTTGGTGGCCACGGAACGCATAGCCAGTCTGTCCACGCTGCTGGGCACTGAGCTGGAGAGTGTTGGCACCTTTACAGGTAgactgccaaacacacacacccacacactctttaCGGTTTCAAGTTTGCCacacaacatgcagcatgcaatGTTCTTCTTTGAGCCCCTTCACTTAACTCTCTTCGCTCCGTCCAGGTTTAGATCTTGAGGGGGGAATCTGTCATCATCCCACAATTCCAGGGAAAAAAGTTCCATTGTTACCCGCTAATCACGTGACCATGGGTAAAGGCACAGGATTGGTCCATACAGCACCAGCTCACGGCATGGACGACTACAGTGTGGCCTCCCAGTTCAAACTGCCAGTGGTATAATTTCACCCGTGTTTCATCAACTAACAAGTTGAGATGTATGACTTCTAATGGGTCCTACCATCCTACAAAACAAACCGAAACCCAAACAGTCCTGTTAGCTTTTAGGGGCTATTTTGGCATTGTAGTTGCTCCccttaaataaataataattggtCTCTATTGTGTGAATGCGCAGGAGTGCATTGTGAATGAAGAAGGCAAGTTTACCGAGCTGGCAGGTGCTGAGCTACACAACCTGTCCGTTATGGAGGAGGGGACCGACGCAGGTAATTaaagtgcgagagagagagtggtcaaTTGTATGCGTGTGGCTCTGTGTACTTGGAACTGGCTCTGCTCCAGCTGAATAGCTGAAAAAAGCGATGTCATGAatgggtttaggttggttgaggggcagttctatgggcgtatgtgaagccctctgtgacatgcttgcatgtgAAAAGGGCTAACGAATACATTTGATTTTattaaataattgtatttgcTTTGAGtcaccctgtgtgtttgtgtgtaatgtatatgcttgtttgtgtgtcagtgatcTCCATGCTGAAAGCATCTGGCACGCTGGTGAGTGAAGAGAAGTGTGTGCACAGCTATCCGTACGACTGGCGGAGCAAACAGGCTGTGGTGATCAGACCCAGCAAACAGTGGTTCATCGACACGGCCAACCTCAAAGACAAAGCCAAGGTGAGAGTCGACTGAACGATGAGACTGGAAGACACTGAGAAGGAATTTCCTGCCCAATCAGGCTCAGAGGGGTTTTTACAAAAGTGTAGATTACTCTACAAACAAGGCTCCTCATCCGCACAGCTGAATTATGGTTCTGAATTGATGACAGGATATTTGTAGGATTTGAAAGGTAACCTATTTCTCTTATTAGGTACGGTTTGATCTTTTTAGAAAGAAAGTATGAAACATCAGCCTCACCCACTGAAAGTAGCTGGGTAAGGACACTTATCATGGAAAGCAAATGTCCCAATGACCCTCTTGTCTTTTTGCCtgtttgctgtttgtgtgtgtgcacaggacgTGCTGCAGAAAGTTCGTGTGGTACCCGAGTCAGCGCGGGGCAGTCTATTAGCCATGCTGGACAGGAGGACGTACTGGTGCATCTCTCGCCAGAGAAGCTGGGGGGTTCCAATCCCTGTGTTCTATCACAAGGAGACAGGGGAGCCACTGATCAATACGTAAgcacactcacccactcaccagGTTATTTCCATATGCAAACCGTTTACCCAAATTAAACTTACCTTGAACTTGCCATccttcgaccccccccccccccccccttctcctccagtcACACCATATCCCACATATCCAAGCTGTTCTCAGAGAAGGGCAGTGACTGCTGGTGGGAGCTGCCCATGGACTCACTGCTGCCCCCGGAGGTGCTCAAGAAGGTTAGCGGAACAGCACGGCACAAATACGGCCGAATGAAAAAGCCCCTTTTCACTTTGAGGCGGTTTAGATCTCATGGTTAGTGTgttactaatgtgtgtgtgtgtgtgtgttcaagagtAAGGAAGGAGATGTGACAGACTATGAGCGGGGACAGGACGTGCTGGACATCTGGTTTGACAGCGGAGCATCTTGGGCCGCTGTTCTACAAGGTGAgttaggtcacacacacacaaacatgatctTAATTGAATTGCGTATCTCCAGGGCAACGCTAATGCCCCTAAATCCAGATTAATCAGCCAGTGAAGTTGTATTCTATTAGCGTTCAGGGTTCTTAGAATCATCGCCTTAGAAACATGGAATAAGTCATTAATACTATCAGTACCTACTCACTATGCCAACCCTCTATCAGCGATTACTTAATCTCCATCAACACCAGTCCTTTTGCCAAATTGGAATTGCTGTATTCATTCTATTTACTGTAGTCAACAATATCCCTTTCCCTCAACTACCACTTCTCTATAACTGCACTACACCTACATTAATGTATCATTGGAAATTGTAATTTAGACTTGTATTAAATACAGATATTTTGGTCTTGGATGTTCCTTGAATTCATCCCAGTATAGGGATGAATACAGTATATACCGtatgtactttactgtactcgtagtctgtggttgtgttgtcattCCAGAGGAGGTTGAGGTGGACTCTGAAGAGCCAAAGTCTCGACTCAGCTGGTTCACACCTCCCTTGCTTCAAACCAAACTGGCCCAAGGTTGATCACCCAGTCTCCCTCCCCAGACCTCCTTCTTTCcaacctcctcctgtctctggccatctcttttctcctttttttaaagttttcttgtctctttccctgtcaatctctctctcctcctctcctgtgcaCGTCAGACTCTCTCCGTGTGGAAGCTGAGCACTGTGGAGTTAGTTTCTTTTCCAGGATTCActctcacgcacgcacaagTCCTACCTCGTAATGCTGTCTTTCTCCCCAGTGTGTATGTTCATAAAAAATGGCTGGCCAACTTGCAATGTCTATCGCTATCTTTCACAGTAAATTGTTATGTACTCAGTAGGTGCCTGTATTCAAAGCGATGTACAAATACTGCCTATAGAAAGTACACCAGAAGAAGGATTGGACTTGAATAGTTCTATATGTATACATGTGTACATATATCTATGTATTTCTGTGGTTTCAAATAGGGCATCTGCTCAAGGGCATGATGGCGGCAAAACGGGAACAACAAATTGAGCGTCGTCTGGTTTTGCCCCCCTggttttgcccccccccccccccccccccccccccccgaggctaCTGGCTGATCTGTTCATGATGCTTCAGTGTCTTTACTAACAGTGGCTGCTACGGTCTCTCGCTTTTCTAGACTTTTCCGTCTTCTGTGTGGAGACTCGCCGACGTTTCTCCTGACACCTAACCGTCTGTGGTTCTCAGTTTTTAATCTCCAAACGAATGTCATGAACCGTTCGAATTGTGTGGTTCTGTTTGTCATTCTCTcttttcgttctctctctctctcacacgcacagagTCCGACTCCACAGCTGATGTGTATGTGGAAGGGAAAGACCAGATCGGAGGCTGGTTCCAGTCCTCTCTGCTCACCAGCGTGGCCGTGCGGAACAAGGCCCCATACAAGTGAgtcatgtgtgtgagaaatagGGGAGCGTAAGCATACCACAAGCCTACGTGTTTAGATTtaaaagacatttacatttagtcatttagcagacgctcttatccagagcgacttacagtaagtacagggacattccccccgacgcaagtagggtgaagtgcctgaaggacacaacgtcatttggcacggctgggaatcgaactggcaacctttagattactagcccgactccctcaccgctcagccacctgactcaagaCAAAACCGCACGTGACTATATTGCCCCCCGGTGGCAGGTCCCTGGTAGTTCATGGGTTTGCTGTCagcgagaaaggagagaagatgtCCAAGTCACTGGGTAACGTGGTGGATCCGGACACCGTCATCAATGGAGCGGATGTAAGAGCGACACACACGGACAACATGTTCATCTTACCAGCCATATCCTCAgaaacctagacacacacacacgccacttcCACTCGCATTGGctgatctctccctcccaggacCCCAGTCTCTCCCCGGCATATGGGGCGGACGTGTTGAGGTGGTGGGTCGCAGAGTCCAACGTCTTCTCCGAGGTCCAGATCGGCCCCACGGTGCTCAACTCGGCCCGAGACAGCATCAACAAGGTGTCCACACGCCTGCTTCCCTGGCTCTCACATCCCTGTCCTCTGGTCCTCTCCACGCGTGGGGGCAAAGTAACATTCATTTGCATGCCATGCACATAAATCAACGGCTATACCTTCATTCGGGTGAACACTGATTGTATGCAAGCAGCTTAACCCCTGTGCCGCCTtcaggtcacaatgacccgaaggttcacaatgacccatcgtcgtgttgcgacaacttcaccatacaaaaacaaagtgaagccttttcttttaaccgtcgcgcTGCGGGGGGTCTGAGAAAgtgcgacggttaaaagaaaatgcttcactttatttttgtagaaggtaaagttgtcgcaacaggacggtgggtcacaatgactgaagggtcacaatgaccccaAAGGTTACACAAGGGTTAGGGAGAGGCACATATCTGCCTTATCCCACAGAACGTGTCAGTGCAAGCTTCACCTATTGTCCAAAGTGTGACATGGCAAACAGCTTGGTTCCTGCTTAGTTCTCTTCTTCAGAGAGAACTAAGCAGTGTGCAGAGCGAGGTGTGAACTAGATGTGTAAATACTTCCTTTGTATCAGGCTGCGGACTAACAACCttgttcttctctcctttttgaAGCTGAGAAACACTCTGAAATTCTTGCTGGGGAACCTGCAGGGCTTTGACCCTCGCACCCAAGCGGTGGACCCCAAAGAGATGCACTACATTGACCAGTACCTTCTGCACCAGCTCAGGGAGTACagcatgaaggtgtgtgtgtgtgtgtgtgtgtctgtgtgtgcatcttcCTATGGAAATTATGAGTGTATGCATTTGGGTATACTTTGCCTGTGTTGTgatggtatttgtgtgtgtgtgtgtgtgtgtgtgtgctaggtgaCAGATGCCTACAGTGAGTTTGACAATGGCAGGGCCATCCGCGTCCTCCAAGCCTTCATCACCAGGGACCTGTCCAGCTTCTACTTCAGCATCATCAAAGACAGGTACCAGCACACTCAGCCGCCAGATCATTGGAACCATTGTTTTTTTCATGACTTCACTTTGTGCTTTATTTatagtgacaggaaaggcaggcagggagggagagaggatgacatGCAGTAAATTAGCAGGGCTGTAATCAAACCCGGGCCCCAACGATAGGGCCTTAGCCGATGTGGTACTTGCTCTACGATTAGCCACACTAACGGTGACCCCTAACCATTTCATTCTACTAAATTAAGCCATCACTATTGTTAATAACTTAATTTattatttaataataagctGTAAAATGTGAATTCTCAATATCATACACTACTATGACTAGAACCCTTCCTAGTTTACAATACTGTCCTGTGTCATAACAAAATAACAGCTACATTTCACCAGTCCCGCTCTCTCTGTCCTAGGCTGTACTGTGATCCTGAAGACTCGTTGGCACGGAGGTCATGTCAGACGGTTCTGGAAGAGGTTCTGGACGCCCTGACTCGCTCCATCGCTCCCATCCTGCCTCACCTGGCAGAGGAAGTCTACCTGTATGCACCTGGACATGATGGTGAGTATGAGAGAGTGATGAATCGTGATgtttgtggatgtttgtgtcaTTGCAGCCTTGTAGTGACTCGTGGCTCCTGTACGGCTGTTTCTCTCCAGCGGAAGAGACGGTGTTTCGGAGTGGGTGGGTCAAGAGCAGTTCGGTGTGGCGGAGGCCAGGATTGGAGGAGGCCGTAGAGGGGGCGTGTGCCATCAGGGACTCCTTCTTGTCTTCTATCCCAGGACGCAATGCTGCAGAGTATGACCTCACCATCGCCATTGAACCAGGCCTATTTTTTGAACTAATGGAGGTGAGAGCATAAATACAACATATGGTATTGGTAAATATAAAGCTATTATGTATGACCAAAATGAGTTCTGAAGGTCCGAAATAAACAAGAATttcatggtaaaaaaaaaaaaaaactaagaatCTGAATTTGTACGGGGGTTTCCATACTTTTAAGCAGCACTATATGCTATCATCTaagctctcctccatctctctccacagtcTCTCCAGGAGGagcccacctccacctgctctcAGCTAACAgaaatgatgatgtcatcacggACCACGCTGGCCAGCGCCCTGCCCAGAGACCTGCCTGCTGACGCCCTAATCAGCAAGGGCAGCTTCCTCATCAACCTGGAGGGTGAAAAACACATTCTAGGCTACCATGCTACTCTGGGCTAACACACCACACTATGCTACTACATTAGGCTAACAGTTGCAATGACATGTGCCATCACACAGATTTCTACTTTCATGCAGGAAcctttgaatgttctgtttgtTTAGCCTCCCACCGTGGGAGCTAATGGGTATTTTGCGGTGGGCAGTTGGCTTCAGAAATACCAATgacctcccctgtctgtctgtccaatcAGGGGGGGTTATCCGTGAGGACAGTGCCTACAGTGTGGCAGCAGTGCCCACCTCCATGGCACGATGCCCGCGCTGCCGTCGCCACACAGCCGAGTCAGCAGACTGCCTGTGCCCTCGCTGCCAGACGGTCGTCGAAGGGCCACACTGACACTTCCCGCCGTCGGCCCTGACAACTGACAGCCTGCAAACAACATCCTTCTGTTTCCGTGCCAACcagaaaggggaaaaaaagacttGCCCTCTGTAAACATTTACTTCAGTGGTGTCCACTGGACAACTCATGGGCCAGCTTAGCTTTCGCTGCTTAGTAAAGCACTGTGTGGTTGTTTTAGAGACAGTCTGTTGGTTTAAGAAACTGCCACACGCACGAGTCTGGCACGGATGTGGACACAGTGTTCGTCACCACAAGAAGAGGGAAAAGCCTGAGGTTGACCAATATTTTGTTAAGcagtttgttttatttatatattttttgttcgGTCATTGTATCTTAAGGGCTAAGCAGttctttattttacacaaaaGAATGGCAAACGTTTAATAACCACTTCAATATAGTTTGGGAAGAAAATGTGTTCAACATGAAATACAGGGGTAGAGCTACAATAAAGAATGCTACATTTGGAGCCATTGATGAAATGGAAGTCTACATGTGTCTAAATGCAAGCATGGATGACATACATGGCATGGAACAGATCTGTATTCTATTTCTTGTGTTGAAACGGGAGCCACACTTTAAACTCGATGTCACTATGTGATAAGGCGAGAGGAgtggaaaggaaaagagaagcTGATATTGGCATCACTTAGTTATAAGGGTTTGGGTGACTATTCTTCCATCTTGTAAATGTCAAACTGTATAAAACCTTCTTTGTAAACAGTACTCAATTAAATGATGTACAGAAAATGGAAAGCGTTTCAGAACGAGAATTGTGGTGCCGGTGTGTACTTGCATGGTTCATAGAGAAAGTGTTTTGCAACCCTGAATTTGCTGGAGCAAATGGTGGTCAAATTTGAACTATTTATTGTAATGCTGCACTTATATATATAACATTGAACCCTAAcatgtcttttctctctgtatAATACATATTTAAAACGATTCTAGTTCCAGGTTgattaccccccaccccctaccccaaAAGACCACAGGTCTTACTGTAAGCATGAAACTTTTATTCTGTATTGCGAGAGCACTGTAAGTCCTCTAGACCTCCAAAACCTAAATTGAGGATACAGGCAGAGCTAGTACAGTACTGAATATAAATAACCCAAAGTAATACCAATCGTTCAAAAAAGAATTATATGATACATTACGTTAATctgtgagagggaggaatgacTAACATTGAAGGAACATGGGTCTGACACATGCGAAGCACTCTGCAATCTACACGGTCTTTGTGTTTAGTTCAGTGAGTGAGAGGTACTGCTCCAGTTTAAATAGAACAGGATGGTTGCGGTCAAAAGAAAATCAAAATGTGGCGATGTGTAGCACTGTTCATTAACCTTTTACAGAAATAAAGAGACAGGGTGGGCAGGTTCTCCACATGTCAAGACTAATCTCCTACTTTGAGATTCTTAAATTGGAAAAATCTTCAGTTTTAGGATAGCCTTCATCTGTGTCTGAGAAATCAGCCCCAAAATGTACATCTAAACAAGAACACAATAATGATGTATTTGATAAAACTAGTTTGAAAGACTTAAAATGTTACCTACTCTTGATCTTCCTTAAATATATAATCTGAGAATGAATTAGATGTGACACTCTGATTTAAGATGTGAGCTAAACTTCTAATCATTAAAACAAATACCAGTTCTCAAATGTCTCCCTTTATCTGTACATGATAGGAGATTGTCGTGTTTAAGACTTAATCAAGCTCGGTTATTTCTCTTTTTAACTctgtcccttcatccctccaagCCCAGTTGATGGAAGTCAACAGCATTACATAGTTGCCTTGACAAAGTAACACCAGGGGACTGAACAAAGAGATATATACCAAGGCTAACTCCTtacccccccctttcttttctATCTTTCCACCTCCTCTAAATCCTCATCCTCTTAACACTCCGAAAGCCgctagtgtctctctctctctctgctgacctTGCCTACTCGTTctatcttccccttctcccatcAGTCTTTCCAGAGCCTTCCAGAATGTCCCTGCTCCTTCAGTCCTCTCCCTGCAGGGCGTCGACAGCCTCCAGCAGGTGCAGGGCCAGGCTGTACTGGCCGTGGTTCTCTGGCAGCATCTCTACGAGGCGGCTCACCAGTCTGCTGGTCTGGGCCagggccaccagggggcagcgcAACTCCCCggggtcctacacacacacacgcacacacacacacgagtaaaTTACACAACAGTTAAGGTTAAAGCTTCTCTGTTTCCAGTGTAGTCAAAGTTGTCACTATAGTAACAGAACCCCTATGTCCACAAGTACATGGGATCGAGGAGTTCGTGGTTTGCACAAACCGACCGTACCGTTAAAACCGGTATCAAATCATTGTCATAGTTCCCCATAGTTCTGAAGCTCTCAGAGGGCGAGAGGGCCAGGGAGTCTCACCATAGCCTTGAGCCAGGTgcagagggtggggggcaggcggGCCAGCAGCTCCATGGCcggctgggtctgggtctgggtgtgCAGCAGGGAGTAACTCAGCCGCTGGCCTGTCAGCACCAGCAGCTGGGAGCCCAGCACgtccctgtcctccacctccatca
The Osmerus mordax isolate fOsmMor3 chromosome 9, fOsmMor3.pri, whole genome shotgun sequence genome window above contains:
- the iars2 gene encoding isoleucine--tRNA ligase, mitochondrial isoform X2, which translates into the protein MLLCLISAVSPSVARWGTRGRRGAALPFNSIRCQNVTSTEGTAQSTVAPAAGQYRSSVLLPRTEFAMKISGQQLLDREIEIQRKCGFSELYSWQRARKAKKVFCLHDGPPYANGDPHVGHALNKILKDIRNRFEMLRGRQVHYIPGWDCHGLPIELKALGELGTSGLGPLQIREKARKFAEGAISRQRAAFQRWGVMADWDKCYYTFDGTYEAAQLKVFQEMHGKGLIYQDYKPVFWSPSSRTALAEAELEYNPHHVSKAIYATFPLATLPPKLALGTADLGDISVLVWTTQPWTIPANQAVCFMPNAQYSVVRRADNSQVFLVATERIASLSTLLGTELESVGTFTGLDLEGGICHHPTIPGKKVPLLPANHVTMGKGTGLVHTAPAHGMDDYSVASQFKLPVECIVNEEGKFTELAGAELHNLSVMEEGTDAVISMLKASGTLVSEEKCVHSYPYDWRSKQAVVIRPSKQWFIDTANLKDKAKDVLQKVRVVPESARGSLLAMLDRRTYWCISRQRSWGVPIPVFYHKETGEPLINTHTISHISKLFSEKGSDCWWELPMDSLLPPEVLKKSKEGDVTDYERGQDVLDIWFDSGASWAAVLQESDSTADVYVEGKDQIGGWFQSSLLTSVAVRNKAPYKSLVVHGFAVSEKGEKMSKSLGNVVDPDTVINGADDPSLSPAYGADVLRWWVAESNVFSEVQIGPTVLNSARDSINKLRNTLKFLLGNLQGFDPRTQAVDPKEMHYIDQYLLHQLREYSMKVTDAYSEFDNGRAIRVLQAFITRDLSSFYFSIIKDRLYCDPEDSLARRSCQTVLEEVLDALTRSIAPILPHLAEEVYLYAPGHDAEETVFRSGWVKSSSVWRRPGLEEAVEGACAIRDSFLSSIPGRNAAEYDLTIAIEPGLFFELMESLQEEPTSTCSQLTEMMMSSRTTLASALPRDLPADALISKGSFLINLEGGVIREDSAYSVAAVPTSMARCPRCRRHTAESADCLCPRCQTVVEGPH
- the iars2 gene encoding isoleucine--tRNA ligase, mitochondrial isoform X1 translates to MLLCLISAVSPSVARWGTRGRRGAALPFNSIRCQNVTSTEGTAQSTVAPAAGQYRSSVLLPRTEFAMKISGQQLLDREIEIQRKCGFSELYSWQRARKAKKVFCLHDGPPYANGDPHVGHALNKILKDIRNRFEMLRGRQVHYIPGWDCHGLPIELKALGELGTSGLGPLQIREKARKFAEGAISRQRAAFQRWGVMADWDKCYYTFDGTYEAAQLKVFQEMHGKGLIYQDYKPVFWSPSSRTALAEAELEYNPHHVSKAIYATFPLATLPPKLALGTADLGDISVLVWTTQPWTIPANQAVCFMPNAQYSVVRRADNSQVFLVATERIASLSTLLGTELESVGTFTGLDLEGGICHHPTIPGKKVPLLPANHVTMGKGTGLVHTAPAHGMDDYSVASQFKLPVECIVNEEGKFTELAGAELHNLSVMEEGTDAVISMLKASGTLVSEEKCVHSYPYDWRSKQAVVIRPSKQWFIDTANLKDKAKDVLQKVRVVPESARGSLLAMLDRRTYWCISRQRSWGVPIPVFYHKETGEPLINTHTISHISKLFSEKGSDCWWELPMDSLLPPEVLKKSKEGDVTDYERGQDVLDIWFDSGASWAAVLQEEVEVDSEEPKSRLSWFTPPLLQTKLAQESDSTADVYVEGKDQIGGWFQSSLLTSVAVRNKAPYKSLVVHGFAVSEKGEKMSKSLGNVVDPDTVINGADDPSLSPAYGADVLRWWVAESNVFSEVQIGPTVLNSARDSINKLRNTLKFLLGNLQGFDPRTQAVDPKEMHYIDQYLLHQLREYSMKVTDAYSEFDNGRAIRVLQAFITRDLSSFYFSIIKDRLYCDPEDSLARRSCQTVLEEVLDALTRSIAPILPHLAEEVYLYAPGHDAEETVFRSGWVKSSSVWRRPGLEEAVEGACAIRDSFLSSIPGRNAAEYDLTIAIEPGLFFELMESLQEEPTSTCSQLTEMMMSSRTTLASALPRDLPADALISKGSFLINLEGGVIREDSAYSVAAVPTSMARCPRCRRHTAESADCLCPRCQTVVEGPH